Proteins from a genomic interval of Nautilia sp. PV-1:
- a CDS encoding ATP-dependent helicase, with the protein MDFLNELNDEQKEAATHIDGALLILAGAGSGKTKTITTRLAYLLSLGIDPANTLTLTFTNKAASEMRERALRMIQGGAVHPPLLSTFHKFGLMFLKLYIHLIGRKNTFVIIDSDDQKKILKSISTDLPLSFVSKEISKYKNSFLNADEVYSLAKDTTYKKLAHIYDKYQKYLLENNLVDFDDLLLLTYTILNENDDLCREISDKYKYIMVDEYQDTNEIQLLLLKKLCRTHNNICVVGDDDQSIYGFRGANHKNILNFEKDFDAKVIKLETNYRSTNQILNAANSLISFNKQRYDKKLKSAIGDGRAIELLSNYNEMAESEAIAKRIKNLINRGVNPKDIAILYRINALSRSIEDGLRTYGITYKLVGGMRFYEREEIKDLISYLRVFVNPNDDYSFKRIVNKPKRGIGKTTILKLEEAKGEKSFLEFIKENDLSFLSKKAAKTLKDFEKTIQFLSSLSIEELPEAIEKTLELSTSYKDEDKRRNVEEFYGMMHERKDLNLREFLNELSLESDQDKITDEMINVMTIHASKGLEFEHLFVIGMEEGFFPLNEADIEEERRLAYVAITRAKKELTLSYVQSRYIRGQRSRVSKSRFLTEAGLIKGERVNLKEAPSGGAFKVGGLVKHKVFGTGRILGINKAGNKTKLKIDFGHNIREILSDFVEKA; encoded by the coding sequence ATGGACTTTTTAAACGAACTTAACGACGAACAGAAAGAAGCGGCCACACATATAGACGGAGCCTTATTAATATTAGCCGGAGCCGGAAGCGGGAAAACAAAGACTATTACGACAAGACTTGCCTATCTTTTAAGTCTCGGTATCGACCCTGCAAACACCCTTACTCTAACATTTACAAATAAAGCGGCAAGCGAAATGCGAGAACGTGCGCTTAGAATGATACAAGGCGGAGCGGTGCACCCTCCTCTTTTAAGCACTTTTCATAAATTCGGACTTATGTTTTTAAAGCTTTACATACATTTAATCGGAAGAAAAAACACATTCGTAATAATAGACAGTGACGATCAAAAAAAGATACTAAAATCTATCTCCACAGATCTTCCTCTTTCGTTTGTAAGCAAAGAGATAAGTAAATATAAAAACTCTTTTTTAAATGCCGATGAAGTTTATTCCCTTGCAAAAGACACGACTTATAAAAAACTCGCCCATATTTACGACAAATACCAAAAATATCTGCTTGAAAACAATTTAGTCGACTTTGACGACCTTCTTCTTTTAACATACACCATATTAAATGAAAACGACGATCTGTGCAGAGAAATTTCGGATAAATACAAATATATTATGGTTGACGAATATCAGGATACCAACGAAATACAGCTTCTTTTATTAAAAAAACTCTGCAGAACACACAACAACATATGCGTTGTCGGAGACGACGACCAATCAATTTACGGATTCAGAGGCGCAAACCACAAAAACATTCTGAATTTCGAAAAAGATTTTGACGCAAAAGTAATAAAACTGGAAACAAATTACAGATCAACAAATCAGATCTTAAACGCGGCGAATTCCCTTATCAGTTTCAATAAACAAAGATACGACAAAAAACTCAAATCGGCCATCGGTGACGGCAGAGCCATCGAACTGCTGTCAAATTATAATGAAATGGCCGAATCAGAAGCAATAGCAAAACGGATTAAAAACCTTATAAATAGAGGCGTAAATCCAAAAGACATAGCTATCCTTTACAGAATAAACGCCCTCTCACGTTCCATAGAAGACGGACTCAGAACATACGGTATTACCTATAAACTCGTAGGCGGCATGAGATTTTACGAAAGAGAAGAAATTAAGGATTTAATAAGCTATTTGAGAGTGTTTGTCAATCCAAACGATGATTATTCGTTTAAAAGAATAGTTAACAAACCTAAAAGAGGAATAGGAAAAACCACCATATTAAAACTCGAAGAAGCAAAAGGGGAAAAATCGTTTCTTGAATTTATTAAAGAAAACGATCTTTCATTTTTAAGCAAAAAAGCCGCAAAAACATTAAAAGATTTTGAAAAAACAATCCAGTTTTTAAGCTCCCTGTCAATAGAAGAGCTTCCTGAAGCCATTGAAAAAACCCTGGAACTCAGCACAAGCTACAAAGACGAAGACAAAAGAAGAAACGTTGAAGAGTTTTACGGTATGATGCATGAAAGAAAAGATTTAAACCTCAGAGAATTTCTAAATGAGCTCTCCCTTGAAAGCGATCAGGACAAAATAACAGATGAAATGATAAACGTTATGACAATACATGCAAGCAAAGGCCTTGAATTTGAACATCTTTTTGTAATAGGAATGGAAGAAGGCTTTTTCCCTTTAAACGAAGCGGATATAGAAGAAGAAAGGCGTCTTGCATATGTGGCGATTACAAGAGCCAAAAAAGAACTCACCCTTTCTTATGTGCAGAGCAGATATATCAGAGGCCAGAGAAGCAGGGTTTCGAAAAGCCGCTTTTTAACGGAAGCCGGCCTTATTAAAGGCGAGAGGGTAAATCTAAAAGAAGCTCCAAGCGGAGGAGCATTCAAAGTAGGAGGGCTTGTTAAACACAAAGTATTCGGAACCGGCAGAATTCTTGGTATAAACAAAGCCGGAAACAAAACAAAACTTAAAATAGATTTCGGACACAATATAAGAGAAATACTAAGCGATTTTGTAGAAAAAGCGTGA
- a CDS encoding LysR family transcriptional regulator produces MVIKYLDKIYTFLVINRESSFPKASKALGISQPAVTQQIRILEDFLGVSLFERKKNGVILTKEGQTFLIYAKEFEKFLSGFEKKLEEFRNADTPFLIGASPTVGNYNLPECIKYFKSLINREINLVIKNNDALFEDVEKKAVDMAFVTKKKDNGLEYVEWIDDELVVFSNKPLPPSIELSDLKNYKMICREPNSSTRDFIKNVFEEHEFECDTLNVISVVHNSTALKYTVMSSSEQVVSIISKMVIKDELRDKKLFMAKIKGMNLKRKTYIVYKEKTKDIEAILNFVKN; encoded by the coding sequence ATGGTAATTAAATACCTTGATAAAATTTATACTTTTTTAGTTATAAACAGAGAAAGCAGTTTTCCCAAAGCGAGTAAGGCGCTTGGTATTTCACAGCCGGCGGTAACCCAGCAGATAAGAATACTTGAAGATTTTCTAGGCGTAAGTCTTTTCGAACGTAAAAAAAACGGTGTTATTCTTACCAAAGAAGGCCAGACGTTTTTAATATATGCCAAAGAGTTTGAAAAATTTTTGAGTGGATTCGAAAAAAAGCTTGAAGAATTCAGAAATGCTGATACGCCGTTTTTAATAGGCGCTTCTCCTACCGTGGGTAATTACAATCTGCCGGAATGCATTAAGTATTTTAAAAGTCTGATAAACAGAGAAATAAATCTTGTAATCAAGAATAATGACGCTTTGTTTGAAGATGTTGAAAAAAAAGCCGTGGATATGGCGTTTGTAACCAAAAAGAAAGACAACGGACTTGAATACGTGGAATGGATAGACGACGAACTTGTGGTTTTTTCGAATAAACCTCTGCCGCCTAGTATTGAGCTTTCGGATTTGAAAAATTATAAAATGATATGCCGGGAGCCTAACTCTTCTACCAGGGATTTTATAAAAAATGTTTTTGAAGAGCATGAGTTTGAATGCGATACACTGAATGTCATCAGTGTAGTGCACAATTCTACCGCTTTGAAATATACCGTTATGAGTTCAAGTGAGCAGGTTGTTTCTATAATTTCCAAAATGGTTATTAAAGACGAGTTGAGAGATAAAAAACTGTTTATGGCAAAAATTAAAGGTATGAATTTAAAAAGAAAAACGTATATCGTTTACAAAGAAAAAACAAAAGATATTGAAGCTATATTAAACTTCGTAAAAAATTAG